TGAGACGCATCGGCAGGAATCTCAGGCGGGCGCCGGGGGTGGAACAACTCCTCCCCGTCCTGGCAGCGCACTTCGAGGAGATCTCGTGAAGGCGATGCTCTTCGCCGCCGGTCTGGGCACCCGGCTCCGGCCCCTCACCGACAACCTGCCCAAGTGCCTCGTCCCGGTCAACGGCCGGCCCATGATCGACTACCCGCTGATGCTGCTGCGCCACTACGGAATTCGCGAGATCGTGGTCAACGTCCACCACCACGCGGATCGAGTGGAGGAGCACCTGGGCGACGGCTCGCGTTTCGGCGTGGACATCGCCTATTCCCGGGAACCCGTGCTGCTGGATACCGGCGGCGGCCTCCTGGGAGCCAAGAGGTTCCTGGACCAGGACACCTTCGTGATCATGAACAGTGACGTGCTGATCGATCTACGGCTGGACGAAGTGCTGCGGTTTCACCGGGTTCGCGAACCCGCGGCAACGCTCGTCCTGAGAAAAGATCCCTTGGCCGACAAGTACGGGGCCATCTGGACCGACGCCGAGGGAACAATCTGCAAACTGCTGCACCACGAAACCCCGAGCGCCACGCCGGCCGCATTGGAGCAGCACATGTTCACCGGAGTTCACGTGGTTGAGCCCCGGATCTTCCAGTACATGGAAGGTCCGGAGCCCTTCAGTATCACCCGCGCCACCTACCCCCGAATGCTCGCCGGCTGCGAGCGCCTTTGCGGCTTTCCCTGCGACGGGGACTGGCTGGATATGGGGACTCCGGAGCGGCTGGCAGCCGCGGAAACGCAGTTGCGCGACGGTAGCCTCAGGCCCCACTATCTATAGGCGACCGAAGCCGCTCAGTGTCTGCTCAGCGGGTCCGGACTGGAGTTGATGCGCTAGTTGTCCTTCTTCGGATCCCGCCGGGAATCCAGATACTCGCTGAGGCGTTGGTCATCCTCGGCGTCATAGAGTTCACGGTCGATGCGGTGCAGTAAGAGTTCCCCCGACTGAATGATCCGGCGTTTTTCCAGGACACCCTTGCGGGCCAATGTAATGCTCCGCCGGAGGGCGCGGCGCACGACCCCCCTGCCGTCCCAGAACTCATCTGGGATTTCCCGGTAGCCCTCTCTCGTCGTCTGGACCAGCAACGTCAGGCCTCCCTTGAAACTCTCCAGGCCAGCCTCGTCGTCGCCCTGCCGCATCTGCGTCAAGCCCAAGACGATCCAGCCGATCTCGTCCTCGCGATTCAGCGCCAGCGCGCGCTTCAACACTTCCAATGAGGAGCCGTACCTGCCGTCATAGTAGTAGGCACGCCCTAGCTGCGTGAGGCTGTCCTTGTACTGCGGGTTCCTGCGAACCACATACTCAAGGTGTGCGATGGCCTTCCTGACGTCCCCACCCCTTTGCGTCTT
This genomic window from Deltaproteobacteria bacterium contains:
- a CDS encoding NDP-sugar synthase encodes the protein MLFAAGLGTRLRPLTDNLPKCLVPVNGRPMIDYPLMLLRHYGIREIVVNVHHHADRVEEHLGDGSRFGVDIAYSREPVLLDTGGGLLGAKRFLDQDTFVIMNSDVLIDLRLDEVLRFHRVREPAATLVLRKDPLADKYGAIWTDAEGTICKLLHHETPSATPAALEQHMFTGVHVVEPRIFQYMEGPEPFSITRATYPRMLAGCERLCGFPCDGDWLDMGTPERLAAAETQLRDGSLRPHYL